A region of the Litchfieldia alkalitelluris genome:
GATACGCTAAGAATTGAGGATAAAACAACAAATAAAGGCATGACTGTTTCACTTCCTGGAATCATTGCTAAATGGAATGTGGAGAAAGATGCTGCAGTCGATGAGATTGTTTATTATATTGAAGAATCCTTAACAGTCATGAATGCAGATTTAGAGTTAAGCGGGAAAGAGAAACAAATCTTTCCAGTCATTCGCTCAACTTCTTTTCCAACTCAATCGAATGAGGGGATCGAACTTATTTTTGATGAGCATACAGCTGAAACAAGAGTATACTATGCACTTGATTTAGGAACCACTTATCGATTAATTGACCAGAAGATTTTAGAAAAAGAGCAGTGGAATATTGACAGAATTAAAGAGATTGCTCGTTTTAATATAAGGTCGTTGGATTGTCATTTAAAAGAAGATCAGGTGGCTGGAAATACCTTTTATTTCTTAAATAGCAATGATGGTTATGATGCAAGCCGAATTTTAAATGAAAGCTTCCTGCAAAAAATGAGTCAAAGTATTCAAGGAGTCATGGCAGTTGCAGTTCCCCATCAAGATGTGTTAATTCTTGTTGATGTTCAAAATGATACCGGCTACGACATTTTAGCACAAATGACGATGAGTTTCTTTGCTAGTGGTAGAGTTCCGATTACTGCCCTTTCATTTATTTATGAAAATCAAAAGCTAGAGCCAATTTTTATTTTAGGTAAAAATAAACCAAGAAATAATCAGTAAAAAAGACTTAGGTAAAAAGTTGCTAATATAGTAATGCAGATCGTAAAAATTGACTTTGAAAAGGATTTTTCCCGTATGCCTTCCTGAGCTGGAGCTAATCTCCTAGGTTTGGCACATGTAAAGTGAATTTTCATAAACTGTGTTGCGATATATTAGTGACTTTTTTTCTTCATTTTCTAAAAAATATTGGTACAATACATGTAGAGGCTAAAAAGTAAGGCTTAGAAGACCAAATGAAAGAGTGATTTGAAATGAAGTGGATTAAAAAGATAAAGGGACTTTTTAGCGAGGAGGAAGTTGAAGAAGAGGTAGGTCGAGCTTCAGCTCCAACTCAAGATAAAATAGCACATAGGCATATTGATACCAAGGTTACTTACCAATATCCAAAAGGCCAATTCAAATTCCCAGTTATCCCAGATCAAAATGGTGACGCATCTGAAACACAACATGTAGAGCGAAGGAGCCGTTCGAAAAAAACGACCAATGAACCGGTTGACCTTACTCGTAGAACCAATCAAAGACCACAACAAAAAGATCAAGTTGAACCGAAAAACACTTCAAAAAAGAAACCATTTCGTCCAACTGAAATACCTTCAGCAGTTCATGGGTTTAAACCACCTACTGTGAAAAAGCCAGAAACATCAAATCAAGTGATTGAATTCGAATTACCTTCGAGAGAACCTATAAAATATATAAGAGAACCTGAAGAGCTAAACGTCGTTCAACAAGAAATTGCTGTATCGTTAGAAATAGAACCAATCTTAGTAGACGAAGTAGCTGATAAACCGCAGGATACAGTCGAGGAAACAGTTGATATTAGTGATTTATTACAAAAGCTTCAAATCGAAGAAGTGCCAGATATCGATGAAGCAAATCACAGAGTGGATGAACCTGAAGAAAATGAGAAACTTCTAAATAACGATAAAGCAGATGACTTTGTAGATGACACTCTATACGTAACGGAAGAAACTAGTTTACTAGGAACAGAAGAAGTGGATGCAAAGATAGAATTAACTCATGAGGACGTGTCACAATTAACTTACAATGATTTGAGTGAAAGCGAGAAACAAGTAAGCC
Encoded here:
- a CDS encoding DUF1444 domain-containing protein, which gives rise to MDSKKMRTLLEERLKRDQWSFSFDREKDTLRIEDKTTNKGMTVSLPGIIAKWNVEKDAAVDEIVYYIEESLTVMNADLELSGKEKQIFPVIRSTSFPTQSNEGIELIFDEHTAETRVYYALDLGTTYRLIDQKILEKEQWNIDRIKEIARFNIRSLDCHLKEDQVAGNTFYFLNSNDGYDASRILNESFLQKMSQSIQGVMAVAVPHQDVLILVDVQNDTGYDILAQMTMSFFASGRVPITALSFIYENQKLEPIFILGKNKPRNNQ